The region GTTGATGATGCCGCCGATCAAGACCAGGTCGAGTCCCTTCTCGACGGCCGCGATCGGCGCATCGGCGGCGCTGCCGGCGATCTCCAGCGAGCCACCCGCGAGCGCCTGTATGCCGACGTCGGAGCTGCGGATCACCACGAGATCGACGTCCAGACCCTGCCGCTCGTAAAAGCCCATCTGCCGGGCGATCCAGAGCGGGCCGTAGCCGAGCGTCTTGGTCGCGGAGCTGACCCTCAGCTTGACCTTCTCCTGGGGGAGGCCGGCAACCGGCCGGCCGGCGATCGAAAGCAGGAGCACGGTGGTCGCAAGCCGTTTCGCGAACATGGCGCCCTCCCGTCACGCAGCCAGCGCGCTGCCGCCAGCCCGATGCTCCCTCGCGGCGGCAACGCGGTGGTTTTTTTTCGTCGTATCTCCGCGAATCTCTCGAGCTCGGTTCGGAGTCGGAGCCGGGCCGGCAGCCGCGGCGGCTCTTCGGCCATCGTGCCGCCCGTAGCGGGGAAAGCGTCGAGACCGCCGTTTCGCCGCTCGGCCGTGATCACCTCCGCTCCCGGCCGCGCAGCCATCGGCTGCGAGCGCGCCGGTTGGAGAGTCGAGTCGAGGAGACGGATGCCGGGCGGCAAGGCCGGGATCGGCCGGATCGCTATCCCGATTTATGGTTCTTGATCAGATGCTGCGCCAGGCGCCATCGCAACACCTCGGGCGTCCCTTCGGTGATCCGGATGCTGCGGACCTGCCGGTACCACCATTCGAGCGGCAGGTCGCGAGTGAGGCCGATGCCGCCGTGAACCTGGATCGAGCGGTCGACCACCCGGCTCGCCATCTCCGCGCACATGATCTTGGTCATGTACGAGAGCTGCCTTACGTCCTCGCCGCGGTCGTGGCGCCAGGCGCATTCGTACACCATCAGCCGGCAGGCATGGATCTCCATGGCCGAGTCGGCGATCATGAACTGGATCGCCTGGCGTTCCGAGAGCGGCTGCCCGAAGGTGGTCCTCACCTTCGAGTACTCGATCATCATGTCGAGCGCCCGCTGGGCGATCCCCACCGGGCGGGCGCCGTGCCCGCGAATCCTCCCTTCCTGGATCCACTTCTGGGCGATCGCGAAACCCTGCCCCTCCCCGCCGATGACGTTCTCGGCCGGCACCCGGACGTTCTCGAACAGGATCTGCCCCGGCGTGTCGCCCATCATCGTCGGCCAGAGCCGCTCGAGCGTCACTCCGGGCGACTTCATGTCGACGATGAAGCAGGTCACGCCGCCGCGCGCCCGCTTCTCCGGATCGGTGACGGCGATGACCTGCGCGTAATCGGCGTCTTTCGCGCCGGTGATGAAGCGCTTGGTGCCGTTCAGGATGTAGTGATCGCCGCTGCGGACCGCCCGCGTCTTCATCCCCGCGGGGTCGCTGCCCGCGTCCGGCTCGGTTTGCGCGAAGCAGATCCGCTTCTCGCCGCGGATGACCGGATAGAGAAAGCGCTCCTTCTGCTCCTCGTTGCAGTGAAAGAGCACGGGCCGCACTTCCGGCCCGAAGATCGTCGCGTAGCGGAAGGGAAGCGCGACGGTTCGCGCCACCTCCTCCATGATCACGCACCGGCTGAGGAGATCCAGCCCGGCCCCGCCATATTCCTGCGGCACGTCGAGAAGCCAGAGCCCCATCGCCCTGGCCTTCTCCTGGAGCGGCTTGAGATACTTCGCCGGCATCTCCTCGCCTTCGGGGCGGCACTCCCGCTCCAGCGGGATCAGCTCCCGGTCGACGAATTTCCGAACGGTTTCCTTGAGAACCTGAAGCTCTTCCGGAAGATTGAAGTCCATAGAGATCCGCCGTCCCGCCCGCCGGGGCGGTGCCCGTGCCCCGCCGCTGCGATCGCACCGGCGGCGGTTCCGCCGCTACTTCGTCGCCCGCTGGTAGGCGCCGAACCCCGGACGGTACTTCTTCTCATCGAGGAACTGCTTCATTCCTTCCTCGCGGCCCCGCTCGGGATCGGTGGCGCGCAGCGCCGTGCCTTTGGCGGCCATGTAGTCTTCCGCCTGCGCGTAATCCATCGTCCGGCAGTACTTGTAGACTTCCTTGGCGGCTTTGAGGACCTGGGGATTTTTCTCCATCAGCTTCTTGGCCAGCTTGACGGTTTCTTCCCGGAGCTTTTCCCTGGGCACGGCGAAATTGACGAGCTTCATCTCCGCGGCCTTCTTGCCGTCGAAAGGATCGCCCGTCAGGATGTAATACATCGCGTCGCGGTAGCACATGGCGTCGGCGAGGACGCGGCTCACCAGCCCTCCCGGAAAGATGCCCCAGTTGATCTCGCTCAGGCCGAAGATCGCGTCTTCCGCCGCGATCGCGAAGTCGCACGCGATCAACGGCGTGAACGCGCCCCCGAAGCAGTAGCCGTTCACCATCGCGATGGTCGGCTTGGGGAAGGTGAAGAGCCGGCGCCAGCGCCACTCCTGCGAGGCCCAGCTCGCCCGGCGCCGCTCCACGGGATTGTTGTCGGTGGCGCGGAAGTACTCCCGCAGATCCTGCCCCGCGCACCAGCTCGGTCCGGCGCCCGTCAGCACGAGCACACGCGTTTCCTTGTCGGTCTCCAGCTCGGTCAAGGCCTCGAGCATGTCGTAATGCATCTGCGGGTTCATCGCGTTGCGCTTTTCCGGGCGGTTCAGGATCGCCCAGGTGATCCCGTCTTCCTTTTCCACTCGCACGGTTTTGTATTCCTTGATTTCCACGGAGCCCCTCCTTCGCTGATTTTGGTCGAGCTTATTCAAGCCCGTTACGAGTTGTCAAGCGAAAGTGGGCGACCGGCAAGAGAGAATTTCACGGGAGCGAACGGACCGGCGATCCTCGAGACAAACCTGCGCGCCGCGGCGCCGGCTTTCGGAACCGGCGGGCGGCTACCGCCCCACGGGCCTGGTCACCGAGAGGGTGTTCCGGCCGGTCCACATCGGCAGGAACACCGAATGGCGGTGCTTGCCCCCGAGCACGGCGACGATGATGTCCTCGGGTCGGGCGGCGAGATGCACGATTCCGTCGGCCGTCACGTTCGGCGACTCGCGCAACAGATCCTCGTCGCTTTTGTGCCCCTTGCGCCGGGCCGGGATTTTCTCGAACGGGAGAGAGGCGTGCTCCCAGAGGTACTCTTTCACCCGGCGCTTGGTGATCCCGTCGCGTGCCATGATCTCCGCGTCCTCCACCCCGAGCGCAACCATGGGCGTTCCGCCGCCGAAGCTGCCGACGTCGAGATGGCTGACTCCACGATGCATCGCGATCACCTCCGCGAGGCTGGCGAGCGCTTCCTCGCCCCGGCTTCCGGCCGTGTGGATCGGCAGGAAGCCGTTGATCCCGCACACCGTGACCGTGCTCTGCTCCGGGCCAAAGCCGCGCTCGACGTGATACGGCTCCCACGGGCTCTTTTCCTCGTTCTCGCCGAAGCAAAAGGTGTACTTTCCCGGCCAGCCGAAGGTGGCGCGATCCGTTTCCCCCGGAATCCCGCCGCCGATCGTGATCAGGATCAGCCGGATGGCGCGCCCGATCGTGGCGTTGGCGCGGAATCCGGGTCCGAACACGCCGGCGTCGCAGTTGATTTCCAGCTCCCTGCGTACCGGGCCGTTGAGCATCAGCGCCGGCCCGACGTAACCCGTGGTTGCCTGCACGCCGTAGAGGTTGAAGCGCGGCTCCACCATCGCCTGGACGGCCGCGATCAGGACCGGCATGTACTGCGGCAGGCAGCCTGCCATGACCGCGTTGATGGCGATCTTCTCCACGGTCGCCGGGGCCCAGCGCGGCGGGATGAGGCCCGCGACCTCCGCCGGGTCGCGGCTCGTTCCCTCGAGCATGCGCTCCACCCGCTCGGGCGTCGGCGGCACGATCGGCAGGCCGTCGCTCAACCGCTCGCGGCAAAACCATTCGTTGACCGCTTCCAGGCTGTCCTCGATCTCGACGAGGTCGGATGCGAACGCTTTCACTGCAATCTCCTTTGCGCGCCGCTCAATCGAGCCCGAGCCCGGTGAGAGCCTTGTAGACTTTCTCCACCGCTCCTTCGGCATCCGCCCGGTGCTCCCCCGGACGGGCCCCACCGCTCGGATGGTGCGGAATCTCGACCAGCGGCAGCGTCGGCAAGCCGAAGAACTGCGCCTCGGTTCGCGCCAGTTCCATGAAGATCGACTGGCAGAGCGTCACGGTCGGCTTGCCCCGGCGCTGCAGCTCGATAGCGTCGTGGACACTCCACGACGTGCACGACCCTCAGGCGCCCAGACCGGTGATCACCGCGTCAGCGCGTGCGCCGAGCTCCTCGACGAGCGGCCCCGGCGCGCCCTGCATGTGCGTCGGCTTGGTCCTGAACAGGACCTCGCGCGGCCCGAAGCGCTCCCGGAGCAGCTTCGCCAGCTCCTCGAACATGCTCGTCGAATTCGACTGCCCGTTGTCGATGATACCGATCACCTTGCCTTCGAGCCCGTCGAGCCGGGGCGCGGGAGCCGCTTCGCGGGGCGCGACCCGGCCTCTGGGGTCGAGAATCTTGATCGTCGCCATTTCCGTTCTCCGACAGGTGTACGCAGGTTTTCGCAACCCGTCTTTATTACAGCCACGTTCGGGCGTCAACGATTACCGTCCATCCGGCACCTCCCGGTTTCCGCTTGACCCGGCGGGAGCAAAATAATAGTTTGCGGGCAGCCGGCGGCGAGCAGAGAAACGCGGTCGCGCCAGGAACGCCGAGGGCGTACAGACAGGTTTCCGGTTTGCGGTGGTACTTTCACCTTGAACGATTCAACCATTGAACCCCCGCCCTTCCGGCGGCACGGAGCGAAGCGATCGAACGGCTTGAACGCTTCGAACGCCTTTTTATTGAACCCTTGAACCCTTGAACCCTTGAACTCTTGAACCCTTGAACCCTTCAACCCCTGAACTCACACTCCGTCGGAGGTCCGCAATGGAAAACGAAGTCAAGCCGTTCAGGTACGAGCGGCCCGAGTTCGACGGGCCGAAAAAATCGGTTCTCGCGTGCAGCACCGACCTGATGCGCGTGCACGTTCAGGTGGTGAAAACCGGGGGCGAGAACAACCTCCACAGCCATCCGGCCGAGGACGCCTTCTGGCTGGTGCTGAACGGCGCCGTGCGCTTCTACGGCGAGGGCGATCGCCTCATCGGCGAGTACCGCAAGAACGAGGGCATCCTGATCCCGCGTGGCTTCAAGTACTGGTTCGAGAGCGCGGGCGACGAGCCGCTCGAGATCATCCGCATCGGCGCGCGCGACCCGTCGAAGGAGCTCAAGCGCGTGAACGCCGCGCCGCTGCGCGAGTGGATGACGCAGCGCGGCGGATTCTGAGCGCGCGCGCCCGCCGGAGCGCTCACAGGCCGTAGAGCGCCTTCGGGTTGTCGTAGAGGATCTTCCGCACGGCGGACTGCGGAATCTCGCCGCGGTCCGCCCTTGCCTGCAGCAGCTTTCGAAACTCCAGCTCCATCGACGGGTCGCGGTGCGTGTAGTCGGACCCGACGACCAGGTTGTCCTCGCCGATATAGCTCAGCAGATACGGAAGATCCTCGTCCACCTGGCAGGCGACGTAGATGCGGTTGTCGCGGAAGAGGTTGCCGGAGAGCTGCGTGCGCGGCCCCGAGAGAACGCTCACCCGGTCGCGGTTGGCCTTCACCCGGCGGCGCACGTCGTAGTCGACGAACGGCACCCACGACGCCCCCGCCTCGATGCACGCGAAGCGCAGCCGCGGGTAGCGCTGCGCAACGTTGTTCACGATCAGCGACTCGATGCCGTGGACCGCCGCGAGCTTGGTCCGCATGAAC is a window of Candidatus Zixiibacteriota bacterium DNA encoding:
- a CDS encoding cupin domain-containing protein, encoding MENEVKPFRYERPEFDGPKKSVLACSTDLMRVHVQVVKTGGENNLHSHPAEDAFWLVLNGAVRFYGEGDRLIGEYRKNEGILIPRGFKYWFESAGDEPLEIIRIGARDPSKELKRVNAAPLREWMTQRGGF
- a CDS encoding acyl-CoA dehydrogenase family protein; this encodes MDFNLPEELQVLKETVRKFVDRELIPLERECRPEGEEMPAKYLKPLQEKARAMGLWLLDVPQEYGGAGLDLLSRCVIMEEVARTVALPFRYATIFGPEVRPVLFHCNEEQKERFLYPVIRGEKRICFAQTEPDAGSDPAGMKTRAVRSGDHYILNGTKRFITGAKDADYAQVIAVTDPEKRARGGVTCFIVDMKSPGVTLERLWPTMMGDTPGQILFENVRVPAENVIGGEGQGFAIAQKWIQEGRIRGHGARPVGIAQRALDMMIEYSKVRTTFGQPLSERQAIQFMIADSAMEIHACRLMVYECAWRHDRGEDVRQLSYMTKIMCAEMASRVVDRSIQVHGGIGLTRDLPLEWWYRQVRSIRITEGTPEVLRWRLAQHLIKNHKSG
- a CDS encoding p-hydroxycinnamoyl CoA hydratase/lyase → MEIKEYKTVRVEKEDGITWAILNRPEKRNAMNPQMHYDMLEALTELETDKETRVLVLTGAGPSWCAGQDLREYFRATDNNPVERRRASWASQEWRWRRLFTFPKPTIAMVNGYCFGGAFTPLIACDFAIAAEDAIFGLSEINWGIFPGGLVSRVLADAMCYRDAMYYILTGDPFDGKKAAEMKLVNFAVPREKLREETVKLAKKLMEKNPQVLKAAKEVYKYCRTMDYAQAEDYMAAKGTALRATDPERGREEGMKQFLDEKKYRPGFGAYQRATK